A DNA window from Streptomyces bacillaris contains the following coding sequences:
- a CDS encoding aminoglycoside phosphotransferase encodes MPELPSVPLPPHSVLDAFGLRGVPEPLTGGQGRSVRVGGAVLKPAEGVEGESEWAASVLERLPRGAGFRVPRPLRSADGDAVVDGWTAAEFLDGRTGPQRQWSGVLAAGRALHAALREEHRPEFLDRRTHPWAVADRVAWGEREADVVAELAEPFALLLSRRRPVEAVAQLVHGDLAGNVLFAPGRDPAVIDFTPYWRPPLYAEAVVIVDGLLWYDLPPDLLAVGADDPRWRQMLIRALIFRLVALSGLAGPSWRAGEKEATRFLAVTEAVERG; translated from the coding sequence ATGCCTGAACTGCCGAGTGTTCCCCTGCCCCCGCACTCCGTTCTCGACGCCTTCGGCCTGCGGGGCGTTCCCGAGCCGCTGACGGGTGGTCAGGGGCGCAGCGTGCGCGTCGGCGGGGCCGTCCTGAAGCCCGCGGAGGGGGTGGAGGGGGAGTCGGAGTGGGCCGCGTCCGTGCTGGAGCGGCTGCCCCGGGGTGCCGGGTTCCGGGTACCCCGGCCCCTGCGGTCGGCCGACGGCGACGCCGTGGTCGACGGCTGGACCGCCGCCGAGTTCCTGGACGGCCGGACCGGCCCCCAGCGGCAGTGGTCGGGGGTCCTCGCGGCGGGCCGCGCTCTCCATGCCGCCCTGCGGGAGGAGCACCGCCCCGAATTCCTGGACCGCCGGACGCACCCCTGGGCGGTGGCCGACCGGGTCGCCTGGGGTGAGCGGGAGGCCGACGTCGTCGCGGAGCTGGCCGAGCCGTTCGCGCTGCTGCTCTCCCGGCGGCGGCCCGTGGAGGCGGTGGCGCAGCTCGTCCACGGCGATCTGGCCGGCAATGTGCTCTTCGCGCCCGGCCGGGACCCCGCCGTCATCGACTTCACCCCCTACTGGCGCCCGCCCCTCTACGCCGAGGCCGTGGTGATCGTGGACGGCCTGCTCTGGTACGACCTGCCGCCGGACCTCCTGGCCGTCGGTGCGGACGACCCCCGCTGGCGCCAGATGCTGATCCGGGCACTGATCTTCCGCCTCGTCGCGCTGAGCGGGCTCGCCGGACCGTCCTGGCGCGCCGGGGAGAAGGAGGCCACCCGCTTCCTGGCGGTGACGGAGGCCGTCGAGCGCGGCTGA
- a CDS encoding type B 50S ribosomal protein L31: MKPRIHPVSRPVVFRDRAADVAFLTRSTADSGERVTWKDGNTYPVIDVETSSASHPFYTGSRQVLDTAGRVERFRRRHGTGDAPRG; encoded by the coding sequence ATGAAGCCCCGTATCCACCCCGTCTCCCGCCCCGTGGTCTTCCGTGACCGCGCCGCGGACGTCGCCTTCCTCACCCGCTCGACCGCCGACTCCGGTGAGCGCGTGACCTGGAAGGACGGCAACACCTACCCCGTCATCGACGTGGAGACCTCGTCGGCGAGCCACCCGTTCTACACCGGGAGCCGTCAGGTGCTCGACACGGCCGGCCGCGTGGAGCGGTTCCGCCGCCGTCACGGCACCGGCGATGCGCCGCGCGGCTGA